One region of Lentimicrobium sp. L6 genomic DNA includes:
- a CDS encoding nucleotidyl transferase AbiEii/AbiGii toxin family protein, with protein sequence MLQYQSVYPETLDLLKEISEEAYFSKFFLVGGTAIALYLGHRISVDLDFFTQEDFDTVSLHDFSDKHFSISNSYMDLNTVSHVISYKEKEIKTEYISYKYDLLKPIHQIDGIRILDLEDLTAMKLSAINGRGAKKDFVDVYFLLERFSLKEMISLYMKKYKIQNSFQIIKSLLYFFDADQEPEPIFLKKTNWDAIKERIQNEVELLS encoded by the coding sequence GTGTTACAATATCAAAGCGTCTACCCAGAAACATTGGACTTATTAAAAGAGATTTCCGAGGAAGCGTATTTCTCAAAATTCTTTTTAGTTGGAGGTACAGCTATTGCTCTTTACCTTGGGCATAGAATATCTGTTGATTTAGATTTTTTTACTCAAGAAGATTTTGATACGGTCTCACTTCATGATTTTTCAGATAAGCATTTTTCTATTTCAAATTCCTATATGGATCTGAATACTGTTTCTCATGTGATTTCTTACAAGGAAAAAGAAATAAAGACAGAATATATTAGCTATAAATATGATTTACTTAAGCCAATTCATCAAATCGATGGAATTAGAATATTAGATTTAGAAGATTTGACAGCAATGAAACTGTCTGCTATAAATGGACGGGGAGCTAAGAAAGATTTTGTGGATGTGTATTTCCTCTTGGAGAGGTTTTCATTGAAAGAAATGATTTCGCTCTATATGAAGAAATATAAAATCCAGAACAGCTTTCAAATTATCAAAAGTCTATTATATTTTTTCGATGCTGATCAAGAACCAGAACCTATCTTTTTGAAAAAGACAAATTGGGATGCTATTAAAGAAAGAATTCAGAATGAAGTTGAACTTTTGTCATAA
- a CDS encoding rhomboid family intramembrane serine protease, with protein MSQQFRPNKFGILPPVVKNLLIINGLFYLATMALGSAYQIDLIELLGLHYVGASDFRPYQYFTYMFMHSSTNYSHILFNMFALWMFGNTLENVWGSKKFLIYYLFTGIGAAVIYTFWIGFEISPTVNAIDQFLNNPSLEGFAVFRNSEYFQVANYDIQNSFNAFVESYNRSIATDKGLALQQAVNFMSDYRESFLNAHTVVGASGAVYGILLAFGMMFPNSIIYLYFAIPVKAKYFVMIFGALELYSGISNRPGDNVAHFAHLGGMLFGFILISIWKKRGKLY; from the coding sequence ATGAGTCAGCAATTTCGTCCCAATAAATTTGGAATCTTACCCCCGGTAGTTAAAAACCTATTGATCATTAATGGTTTGTTTTATTTAGCCACCATGGCCTTGGGTTCTGCCTATCAAATTGATTTAATAGAACTATTAGGCTTGCACTATGTTGGCGCTTCCGATTTTAGACCTTATCAATATTTCACCTATATGTTTATGCATTCCAGCACCAACTACTCACATATTCTATTTAATATGTTTGCCCTGTGGATGTTTGGAAATACGCTAGAGAATGTTTGGGGCAGCAAGAAATTCCTGATTTACTATCTATTTACCGGAATTGGGGCAGCAGTCATTTACACCTTCTGGATTGGTTTTGAAATTTCACCAACGGTAAATGCCATCGACCAGTTTTTAAATAATCCCTCACTGGAAGGATTTGCGGTATTTAGAAACTCTGAATATTTCCAAGTCGCCAATTATGATATTCAAAACAGTTTTAATGCTTTCGTGGAATCTTATAACAGAAGTATTGCTACAGATAAAGGATTAGCCCTTCAACAAGCGGTTAACTTTATGAGCGACTATAGAGAATCCTTTTTAAATGCCCACACTGTAGTGGGAGCCAGTGGAGCTGTATATGGTATTCTATTGGCCTTTGGTATGATGTTCCCAAATAGCATTATCTATTTATACTTCGCCATTCCAGTGAAAGCAAAATACTTTGTCATGATTTTTGGAGCTCTTGAATTATACTCTGGAATCTCGAACCGCCCAGGTGATAATGTGGCACATTTTGCCCACCTTGGAGGAATGTTATTTGGCTTCATTTTAATTTCCATATGGAAGAAAAGAGGAAAACTATACTAA